One Persicobacter psychrovividus DNA window includes the following coding sequences:
- a CDS encoding DNA topoisomerase IV subunit B, translating into MAKQQEAIYTEDSIRSLDWKEHIRLRPGMYIGKLGDGSSVDDGIYVLVKEIIDNSIDEHMMGFGKQIDVKITDYRVKIRDYGRGIPLGKTIDCVSKINTGGKYDSGAFQKSVGLNGVGTKAVNALSSYFRVQSFRDGQTKVAEFDQGELTLDSKIEATDQPNGTEITFEPDASVFKNYHFIPQYLENQIWNYAFLNAGLTINFNGQKFHSANGLRDLLERKTNEDDLRYPIVHLKGDDIEMAFSHSNQYGEEYYSFVNGQYTTQGGTHLQAYREALVKTVREFYGKNFDAADVRASIIGSVAVRVQEPVFESQTKTKLGSLNVANDGPTMRTFVGDFVKKALDDYLHKHADTAEALLKRINQSERERKEISGIKKLANERAKKANLHNKKLRDCRVHFNDKKEKPEREESMIFITEGDSASGSITKSRNVQTQAVFSLRGKPLNCYSLTKKVVYENEEFNLLQHALNIEDGLDGLRYRKIVIATDADVDGMHIRLLLLTFFLQFFPDLVKQGHVYILETPLFRVRNKKKTIYCYDEQEKQKAIKKLGGKPEITRFKGLGEISPDEFGNFIGDEIRLDPVILQKETKVEDLLSFFMGKNTPKRQGFIIDNLRVEKDMVEEEEL; encoded by the coding sequence ATGGCAAAGCAACAAGAAGCAATATATACAGAAGATAGCATTCGGTCATTGGACTGGAAAGAGCATATCCGCCTGCGACCTGGAATGTACATCGGTAAGCTCGGCGATGGTTCCTCCGTCGATGATGGAATTTATGTGCTGGTAAAAGAAATTATTGATAATAGTATTGATGAACATATGATGGGCTTTGGAAAGCAAATCGATGTGAAGATTACTGATTATCGTGTAAAAATACGGGATTACGGTCGGGGAATTCCTTTGGGAAAAACCATTGACTGTGTTTCAAAAATAAATACTGGGGGAAAATACGACTCTGGCGCCTTTCAAAAATCAGTGGGGCTGAATGGTGTGGGTACTAAAGCGGTGAATGCGCTTTCTTCCTATTTCCGTGTACAGTCATTCCGTGACGGGCAGACCAAAGTAGCAGAATTTGACCAGGGAGAACTGACCCTTGACTCAAAAATCGAAGCGACAGATCAGCCTAATGGTACTGAAATTACCTTTGAGCCAGATGCAAGCGTTTTTAAGAATTACCACTTTATCCCGCAGTATCTTGAAAATCAGATTTGGAATTACGCCTTCCTGAATGCTGGGCTGACGATCAACTTCAATGGGCAAAAGTTCCATTCCGCGAATGGTCTGCGCGATTTGCTCGAGCGCAAAACCAATGAAGATGATTTACGCTACCCCATCGTTCACCTGAAAGGGGATGATATTGAAATGGCTTTTTCTCACTCCAATCAGTATGGTGAGGAATATTATTCCTTTGTGAATGGCCAATATACCACGCAGGGCGGTACGCACCTTCAGGCATACCGTGAGGCTTTGGTGAAAACAGTGCGGGAATTTTATGGTAAAAATTTCGATGCTGCGGATGTCCGCGCAAGTATCATTGGCTCTGTGGCAGTAAGGGTTCAGGAACCTGTTTTTGAATCTCAGACCAAAACAAAACTGGGCTCACTGAATGTCGCTAATGATGGCCCCACTATGCGGACTTTTGTTGGGGACTTTGTAAAGAAAGCCCTTGATGATTACCTGCACAAACATGCCGATACCGCCGAGGCTCTGCTCAAACGGATTAATCAGTCGGAGCGGGAGCGTAAGGAGATTTCTGGAATTAAAAAGCTGGCCAATGAGCGAGCGAAAAAGGCGAACCTGCACAACAAAAAATTGCGTGACTGCCGCGTGCATTTCAACGATAAGAAGGAAAAGCCAGAGCGTGAAGAAAGCATGATCTTTATTACGGAGGGAGATTCTGCCTCAGGGTCGATCACCAAGTCGAGGAATGTACAGACGCAGGCCGTTTTCTCTTTGCGGGGGAAACCACTGAACTGTTACAGCCTGACCAAAAAAGTGGTCTATGAAAATGAAGAATTCAACCTGCTGCAACACGCCCTTAATATTGAAGACGGGCTTGATGGTTTGCGCTACCGAAAAATTGTGATCGCTACCGATGCCGATGTCGATGGAATGCACATCCGCCTGTTGCTGCTGACCTTCTTCCTGCAGTTTTTCCCAGATTTAGTGAAGCAAGGCCATGTTTACATTCTTGAAACGCCACTCTTCAGGGTGCGCAACAAGAAGAAAACCATCTATTGTTATGATGAGCAGGAGAAACAAAAAGCCATCAAGAAACTCGGCGGAAAGCCTGAAATTACCCGATTTAAGGGACTCGGTGAGATTTCTCCTGACGAGTTCGGGAACTTTATTGGCGACGAGATCCGACTTGATCCAGTGATTTTGCAGAAGGAAACCAAAGTGGAGGATCTACTGAGCTTTTTTATGGGGAAAAATACCCCAAAACGCCAAGGCTTTATTATCGATAACCTTCGCGTGGAGAAGGATATGGTGGAAGAGGAGGAGCTTTAA
- a CDS encoding DNA gyrase/topoisomerase IV subunit A: MNQEGQELNGNISEATMVSGMYESWFLDYASYVILERAVPAIQDGLKPVQRRILHAMKELDDGRFNKVANVIGATMQFHPHGDASIGDAIVSIGQKELLIETQGNWGDIRTGDRSAAPRYIEARLSKFALDVVYNAQTTEWQLSYDGRKKEPVTLPVKFPLLLAQGVEGIAVGLSTKMMPHNFVELCKASVDILKGKKVSILPDFPTGGMADFTNYNEGKKGSKVRVRAKIEAVDKKTLLIKDIPFSTTTTSVIDSILKANDKGKLKVKKVIDNTAKDVEIEIQLGPNQSPDVVIDALYAFSDCEVSISPNACVIIDDRPHFMSVNDILRFSTEQTVGLLKQELEIRKGELMEKILFSSLEKIFIEHRIYRDIEECETWEAVLQTIDKGLDPFKKDFYRDITEEDLIRLTEIKIKRISKFDTFKADEIMRKLTDELKAVEHNLANLTEFAIAYFRDLLKKYGKGRERKTEIKNFEEINATVVAANNAKLYVNRAEGFIGTSLKKDEFVCDCSDIDDIIIFRRDGVCMVTKIADKAFVGKDIIHVAVFKKNDDRMVYNMAYLDGAKKRTFVKRFQILAVTRDREYSLIKGGAKSKLLYFTANPNGEAEVVRVKLTAGCPARQKVFEYDFAELAIKGRDVVGNTLTAYPISKNGIIKISDGVSTLGGVDIFFDENIGRLNSEGRGKKLGNFVDQSILCVFRDGSYELTNYELTNRYAVEDLVLIEQFDAERPITAIYYDGNNKANYVKRFMVETTTIDKRFKFITDARSSKLLAATTDSLSKVKITYKKAIDGKTSGTFELDVLAETKGWRALGNKLSAYPVKTVEIIESESKTVKASASSTGEKAVKADDDKEQLGLF, from the coding sequence ATGAATCAGGAGGGACAAGAGCTCAACGGAAACATCAGCGAAGCCACCATGGTTTCGGGGATGTACGAAAGTTGGTTTCTTGATTACGCCTCTTATGTGATCCTCGAACGCGCCGTACCAGCCATTCAGGATGGACTTAAACCTGTTCAGCGACGGATTCTTCATGCCATGAAGGAGCTGGATGATGGTCGATTCAATAAAGTTGCCAACGTGATTGGAGCCACCATGCAGTTTCACCCCCATGGTGATGCCTCTATTGGTGACGCCATTGTCTCTATCGGTCAGAAAGAATTGCTGATCGAAACGCAGGGGAACTGGGGGGATATCCGTACTGGAGACCGCTCGGCAGCACCTCGTTATATTGAGGCCCGCTTGTCTAAATTTGCCCTCGATGTAGTCTATAACGCACAGACCACCGAATGGCAACTCTCTTATGACGGCCGAAAAAAGGAACCTGTAACTTTGCCTGTGAAGTTTCCTTTGCTCCTGGCGCAGGGTGTAGAGGGGATCGCCGTAGGGCTTTCCACCAAAATGATGCCCCACAACTTTGTGGAACTTTGTAAAGCTTCGGTAGATATCCTCAAGGGGAAAAAGGTGAGTATTCTTCCAGATTTCCCAACAGGAGGAATGGCGGATTTCACCAACTACAACGAAGGGAAAAAAGGATCTAAAGTTCGCGTAAGGGCTAAAATTGAAGCCGTAGATAAAAAGACGCTCCTGATCAAGGATATTCCTTTTTCAACCACCACCACTTCTGTTATTGACTCCATTCTGAAAGCCAATGACAAAGGGAAGCTGAAGGTGAAAAAGGTGATTGATAATACGGCCAAGGACGTTGAGATTGAAATTCAGCTTGGGCCAAATCAGTCTCCTGATGTGGTGATTGACGCCCTGTATGCTTTTTCCGATTGCGAAGTTTCGATCTCGCCCAATGCCTGTGTGATTATCGACGATCGCCCACATTTTATGTCGGTGAACGATATTTTGAGGTTCTCTACAGAACAGACGGTGGGCTTGCTGAAGCAGGAACTTGAAATTCGCAAAGGGGAACTGATGGAGAAAATCCTCTTCAGCTCACTGGAAAAGATATTTATCGAGCATCGTATTTACCGCGATATTGAGGAGTGTGAAACCTGGGAAGCGGTATTGCAAACGATCGACAAAGGACTCGATCCTTTCAAAAAGGATTTCTACCGTGATATTACCGAGGAGGATTTGATTCGCCTGACGGAGATCAAGATCAAAAGAATCTCCAAGTTCGATACCTTCAAGGCGGATGAAATCATGCGCAAGCTGACCGACGAGCTGAAAGCGGTAGAGCATAACCTTGCCAACCTGACGGAATTTGCCATTGCTTATTTCCGGGATTTGTTGAAGAAATACGGCAAAGGGCGTGAGCGAAAAACCGAGATTAAAAACTTCGAGGAAATCAATGCGACCGTCGTTGCAGCCAACAATGCCAAGCTGTATGTCAACCGAGCGGAAGGATTCATAGGAACTTCGCTGAAGAAAGATGAGTTCGTTTGCGATTGTTCAGATATCGATGATATCATCATCTTCCGCCGCGATGGGGTATGTATGGTAACCAAAATTGCCGATAAAGCCTTCGTGGGTAAGGACATTATTCATGTGGCCGTTTTCAAAAAGAATGACGACCGCATGGTGTACAATATGGCCTACCTGGATGGGGCAAAGAAACGGACTTTCGTGAAGCGATTCCAAATATTGGCCGTTACCCGTGACCGTGAATATTCACTGATTAAAGGGGGAGCGAAATCCAAATTGTTGTACTTCACGGCCAACCCTAACGGGGAGGCGGAAGTGGTTCGCGTGAAGCTTACCGCTGGCTGTCCTGCACGTCAGAAAGTGTTTGAATACGATTTCGCAGAATTGGCAATCAAAGGGCGTGATGTGGTTGGAAATACCCTGACGGCCTATCCGATTTCAAAAAATGGCATCATCAAAATTTCAGATGGTGTATCTACACTCGGTGGCGTAGATATTTTCTTTGATGAAAATATAGGCCGACTGAATTCAGAAGGTAGAGGGAAAAAGCTCGGTAACTTCGTCGATCAGTCCATTTTGTGCGTTTTCCGTGACGGTAGTTATGAACTGACCAATTACGAGCTGACCAACCGTTATGCGGTAGAGGATCTGGTTTTGATAGAGCAGTTTGATGCCGAGCGCCCGATTACGGCCATATATTATGACGGTAACAACAAGGCGAATTATGTGAAGCGTTTCATGGTGGAAACCACCACGATCGATAAGCGATTCAAATTCATTACCGATGCCCGCAGTTCAAAGTTGCTCGCAGCAACAACCGACAGCCTGTCGAAGGTGAAGATCACTTATAAAAAAGCGATCGATGGCAAGACGAGTGGTACTTTTGAGCTCGATGTTCTGGCGGAAACCAAAGGATGGAGAGCGTTGGGGAACAAGCTTTCGGCTTATCCTGTGAAAACCGTGGAGATTATCGAAAGTGAATCCAAAACCGTGAAAGCGTCAGCTTCATCAACTGGGGAGAAGGCCGTTAAAGCCGATGATGACAAAGAACAACTGGGCTTGTTTTAA
- a CDS encoding TIGR03643 family protein: MAMRTAEETDRVIEMAWEDRTPFEAIEQQFGLCEAEVIKVMRRELKPTSFRRWRKRVNSGVSQKHLKKRNPEIERFRCSRQRSISGNKIAKR, from the coding sequence ATGGCGATGAGGACAGCAGAAGAAACCGACCGAGTAATAGAAATGGCATGGGAAGACCGAACACCCTTTGAGGCCATTGAGCAGCAATTTGGGCTTTGTGAAGCCGAGGTGATTAAAGTGATGCGCAGGGAATTAAAACCCACCTCTTTCAGGCGGTGGCGCAAACGGGTAAACAGTGGGGTGAGCCAGAAACACCTCAAAAAGCGAAACCCAGAGATCGAGCGCTTTCGGTGCAGTCGTCAGCGCAGTATTTCAGGGAATAAAATTGCCAAGCGATAA
- a CDS encoding OFA family MFS transporter: MNSEINKQNRMRTFIGAMITEFALGSVYTWSLFNAPLSKALHSPIKTVAFTFGLMSLALAIGSSVSGKIQDRFGITKTTIAAGLILGLSLIITSFAGNILMLYLFGGILVGLGDGIGYLMTLSNCVKQFPEKKGLISAFTIGAYGLGALGFKFINNQLLIHEHMHMTFEIWGILMIVLVAIGGLLMSDAPEVKSTVQAADGHSEEKHQFDLKECLNQKSYWTLALIFVTICMSGLYVIGVSKDIGEIYAHLSTATATSAVAIVAAANLLGRLILGVLSDKIKRIYTISIALIFALIGIILILFVHLNPMLYWVSLSCMAFCFGGGITVYPSLVSDFFGLRNLTKNYGLIYLGFGIGSFIGSAVASLFGGFIATFWLILSLLIISLVLTFVVRAPKNPTVEVA; encoded by the coding sequence ATGAATTCTGAAATTAACAAGCAAAATCGAATGCGGACTTTCATCGGAGCGATGATTACAGAGTTTGCCTTAGGTTCGGTTTATACGTGGAGCCTTTTTAATGCACCACTTTCAAAAGCCTTACACTCTCCTATAAAAACAGTTGCTTTTACCTTTGGATTGATGAGCCTTGCCCTTGCTATTGGTTCGTCGGTTTCTGGAAAGATTCAGGATCGTTTCGGGATCACCAAAACGACCATTGCGGCAGGTTTAATCCTCGGATTGAGTTTGATCATTACTTCTTTCGCAGGTAATATCCTGATGCTTTATCTTTTCGGTGGTATTCTGGTAGGTTTGGGAGATGGTATCGGTTACCTGATGACCCTTTCCAACTGTGTGAAACAATTCCCAGAGAAAAAAGGGCTGATTTCTGCCTTCACAATTGGCGCTTATGGCCTTGGTGCTTTAGGATTTAAATTTATCAATAACCAATTACTGATTCATGAGCATATGCACATGACCTTCGAGATTTGGGGTATTTTGATGATTGTATTGGTTGCCATTGGTGGATTATTGATGTCTGACGCTCCTGAAGTGAAATCAACAGTTCAAGCAGCTGATGGCCATTCAGAAGAAAAACACCAGTTTGATTTGAAAGAATGTCTGAACCAGAAATCTTACTGGACATTGGCATTGATTTTCGTGACCATCTGTATGAGTGGTCTGTATGTTATTGGTGTATCAAAAGATATTGGTGAAATTTACGCACACTTGTCTACGGCTACGGCAACTTCAGCGGTCGCTATTGTAGCAGCTGCCAACCTCCTTGGCCGTTTGATTCTTGGGGTACTTTCTGATAAAATCAAAAGAATTTACACCATCTCCATTGCCTTAATATTTGCACTGATCGGTATTATCCTGATCCTTTTCGTACACCTTAACCCAATGTTGTACTGGGTATCTTTAAGCTGTATGGCCTTTTGTTTTGGCGGGGGAATCACGGTTTATCCTTCATTGGTTAGTGACTTCTTTGGTTTGAGAAACTTGACAAAAAACTACGGACTGATCTACCTTGGTTTCGGAATTGGGTCATTCATTGGTTCTGCAGTAGCCTCACTTTTCGGTGGTTTCATTGCTACTTTCTGGTTGATCCTCAGCTTGCTGATCATCTCACTGGTACTGACCTTCGTTGTTCGTGCACCAAAAAATCCAACGGTAGAAGTTGCTTAG
- a CDS encoding RNA methyltransferase — MNSKMEDKKSIDPKVLEAAKVEYFRPYITEAKVNLLEKVMDQRTRQITVILEDVYKPHNASAVFRNCDCFGLQDLHIINNSSEYEINPNVSKGASNWVSMHRYEKEGAKNTADCYANLKAQGYTIYATSPNVEGKTLDQVDLSGKVAIAFGNEADGLSEEALASADHHLRIPMYGFTESFNISVTTALCLHHLVERLRKERKDWHLSEEERQFLRSVWYTGLVRHADLHIKRIIEELATAK, encoded by the coding sequence ATGAATAGTAAAATGGAGGATAAAAAATCAATCGACCCCAAGGTGCTGGAGGCCGCCAAAGTGGAATATTTCAGACCTTATATTACGGAGGCGAAGGTGAATTTGCTGGAGAAAGTCATGGATCAGCGCACCCGTCAAATCACCGTAATTCTGGAGGATGTCTATAAGCCGCATAATGCGTCAGCGGTATTTCGCAATTGCGACTGTTTCGGGCTGCAGGATTTGCATATCATCAACAACTCTTCGGAATATGAGATCAATCCTAATGTTTCCAAAGGGGCATCCAACTGGGTGAGTATGCACCGTTATGAAAAAGAAGGGGCGAAAAATACGGCCGATTGCTATGCCAATTTAAAGGCACAGGGCTACACTATCTACGCCACCTCGCCAAATGTGGAGGGAAAAACGCTTGATCAGGTGGATTTGAGTGGGAAAGTGGCCATCGCCTTTGGTAATGAAGCCGATGGGCTTTCTGAGGAAGCATTGGCAAGTGCCGACCACCATTTGCGAATTCCTATGTATGGCTTCACTGAATCTTTTAACATCTCCGTAACAACGGCCTTGTGCCTGCACCATTTGGTGGAACGCCTGCGCAAAGAACGCAAGGATTGGCACCTGAGCGAGGAAGAACGCCAATTCCTGCGATCGGTTTGGTACACGGGGCTTGTGCGCCATGCGGATTTGCACATCAAGCGTATTATTGAGGAGCTGGCCACAGCCAAGTAA
- a CDS encoding NAD(P)H-dependent oxidoreductase, which produces MKMLESLRWRYATKKFDASKKISGEDLEYLKESIRLSPSSYGLQLFKVLIIEDEDLRKKLRPAAWDQSQITDASHLFVFCNYIKVEDEHIDEYVQLKADALGIDFSELSGYGDFVKGVLKEKDPKEVTAWTARQPYIALGNLLTACATQKIDACPMEGFEPEKFSEILGLEAANLQPVVLATVGYRSAEDQTKDQPKVRKPADRIFESR; this is translated from the coding sequence ATGAAAATGCTTGAAAGCCTTCGTTGGCGTTATGCCACCAAAAAATTTGATGCCTCAAAAAAAATCAGTGGGGAAGACCTTGAATATTTGAAAGAATCCATTCGTTTGTCGCCAAGCTCGTATGGTTTGCAGTTGTTCAAGGTACTCATCATTGAAGACGAGGATTTGAGGAAAAAATTGCGCCCTGCAGCATGGGATCAGTCGCAGATTACCGACGCTTCCCACCTTTTTGTTTTCTGTAATTACATTAAGGTTGAAGATGAACATATTGATGAATATGTACAACTGAAAGCCGATGCCCTCGGGATAGATTTCTCCGAACTCAGCGGCTATGGTGATTTTGTGAAAGGGGTACTGAAAGAAAAAGACCCTAAAGAGGTTACCGCCTGGACCGCCCGACAGCCATATATTGCCTTGGGGAATTTACTGACTGCCTGCGCCACACAGAAAATCGACGCCTGTCCAATGGAAGGTTTTGAGCCTGAAAAATTCTCCGAGATTTTGGGCCTGGAAGCGGCCAACCTTCAGCCTGTGGTATTGGCAACGGTGGGTTACCGCTCTGCTGAAGATCAGACCAAAGATCAGCCGAAAGTGCGTAAGCCTGCCGACCGCATATTTGAAAGCCGTTAA
- a CDS encoding MFS transporter yields the protein MPQKAKAHLLWIIILSQFCCTSLWFAGNSVVADLIQHFHLPDGAMGLLTSSVQFGFVIGTLTFAVLTIVDRFSPSKVFLCSAIMAALANAGVLLPGHQLWSLMVLRFVVGFFLAGIYPVGMKIAADYYEQGLGKSLGYLVGALVIGTAFPHLLKNPAYALPWRMVMIITSALSLLGGAAIVLLVPDGPYRQASSKFRLTALREIFSNRPFRSAAFGYFGHMWELYTFWAFVPLMLLSYEKLHPQSEFNIPLWAFLIIAGGSIACVLGGYLSKQFGTKKTALIALTSSGACCLLSPLFFAQPSGGLFLIFLLAWGGLVIMDSPLFSTLVAQNTTAKLKGTALTIVNCIGYAITILSIQAVSLLKVVLPPSGLYMVLAAGPALGLWALLSGKAMPKK from the coding sequence ATGCCCCAAAAAGCCAAAGCACATCTTCTATGGATCATTATTCTCTCGCAGTTTTGCTGCACCTCCCTTTGGTTTGCCGGCAATAGTGTCGTTGCTGATCTTATCCAGCATTTCCACCTTCCAGACGGTGCCATGGGCTTACTTACCTCCTCGGTGCAATTTGGCTTTGTAATTGGCACCCTCACGTTTGCCGTGCTCACTATCGTCGACCGTTTTTCACCATCAAAAGTATTTTTGTGCAGTGCGATTATGGCGGCACTTGCCAATGCTGGGGTATTGCTCCCCGGCCATCAGCTCTGGAGCCTCATGGTACTTCGGTTTGTTGTTGGGTTCTTTTTGGCGGGCATTTACCCTGTGGGAATGAAAATTGCTGCGGACTATTATGAACAGGGACTTGGGAAATCCCTCGGCTATCTGGTGGGCGCACTGGTGATAGGTACAGCATTTCCGCACCTGCTGAAAAACCCTGCCTATGCCCTGCCCTGGAGGATGGTGATGATCATCACCTCTGCACTCTCTCTGCTTGGTGGGGCAGCAATTGTGTTGCTTGTGCCCGACGGTCCTTATCGGCAAGCGAGCAGTAAATTTCGGCTGACTGCCCTTCGGGAGATCTTCAGTAACCGCCCCTTCCGTTCGGCGGCTTTCGGTTATTTTGGCCATATGTGGGAGCTATATACCTTTTGGGCTTTTGTGCCGCTCATGCTCCTGAGTTACGAAAAGCTACACCCGCAAAGCGAATTCAATATACCGCTTTGGGCATTCCTCATTATTGCGGGAGGCAGTATAGCCTGTGTGCTCGGAGGCTACCTATCAAAACAATTCGGCACAAAAAAAACAGCCCTGATCGCTTTGACCTCATCGGGTGCCTGTTGTTTGCTTTCTCCCCTCTTTTTTGCCCAGCCGAGCGGGGGTCTTTTCCTTATTTTTCTTTTGGCATGGGGAGGGTTGGTGATTATGGATTCGCCCCTGTTTTCAACATTGGTTGCCCAGAATACAACGGCCAAACTGAAAGGAACTGCCCTGACGATTGTCAATTGTATAGGCTATGCCATCACAATTCTCAGCATTCAGGCTGTTTCGTTGCTAAAAGTCGTGCTGCCTCCATCGGGTTTATATATGGTGCTTGCTGCGGGCCCAGCTTTGGGACTTTGGGCGCTACTCAGCGGAAAGGCCATGCCAAAAAAATAA